A part of Paenibacillus sp. sptzw28 genomic DNA contains:
- a CDS encoding SDR family oxidoreductase: protein MRKTVLITGVSGGIGKELADRFAKGGHNIVLVARSESKIVELAQEYRKKYGIQATVMAKDVGAPGVPEEIFTELKEKGITVDYLVNNAGFGLFGTFMETDMEQEVNMIDVNIKALTVMTKLFLPDMIKRGQGGVMNVASLVGFFPGPMMSVYYATKAYVLSFTEALANEVSGTGVTVTALCPGLTSTGFVDRSGMGASKMLKGAIMEAGKVAEEGYRGFLRGKTLIMPGARNRFIAFMPRLLPRMMMTRLIRSSQDRTEH from the coding sequence ATGAGAAAGACGGTTCTTATCACAGGGGTTTCCGGTGGAATCGGTAAAGAATTAGCTGATCGGTTTGCCAAGGGCGGACATAATATAGTGCTGGTGGCTCGCAGCGAGAGTAAAATAGTGGAACTCGCACAGGAATATCGAAAAAAATACGGCATTCAGGCAACGGTCATGGCCAAGGATGTGGGGGCACCAGGGGTACCCGAGGAAATCTTCACGGAGCTCAAGGAGAAGGGGATTACCGTTGACTATTTGGTCAACAATGCCGGCTTCGGTTTGTTTGGGACATTTATGGAAACGGATATGGAGCAAGAAGTGAATATGATTGACGTTAATATCAAGGCTCTGACGGTTATGACGAAGCTATTCTTGCCGGATATGATCAAACGCGGGCAAGGTGGAGTGATGAATGTAGCTTCCTTGGTGGGTTTCTTCCCAGGACCAATGATGTCTGTTTACTATGCGACCAAGGCGTACGTGTTGTCGTTCACCGAAGCTTTGGCGAACGAAGTGAGCGGAACAGGCGTGACTGTAACCGCATTATGCCCGGGCCTGACGTCAACCGGCTTTGTTGATCGTTCTGGTATGGGCGCCTCGAAAATGTTGAAGGGCGCGATCATGGAAGCTGGAAAGGTGGCTGAAGAAGGGTATCGAGGCTTCTTGCGTGGCAAGACATTAATTATGCCCGGTGCCCGCAACCGTTTCATTGCGTTTATGCCGCGGTTGCTGCCTCGTATGATGATGACTCGTTTAATTAGAAGCTCACAGGACAGGACGGAGCATTGA
- a CDS encoding alkene reductase has protein sequence MEKLWSKTNIGKMNLPHRLAMAPMTRSRAQEDGTPGEDASLYYAQRASMGLIITEGAQPSDDGQGYLWSPGIYTEKHIEGWRKVTDAVHGAGGYMYIQLMHAGRMSHPDNTPHHRQPVAPSPIAPGVEMFTATGMQDIPVPRELSKEDIQTTIADFRKAAAAAIAAGADGVEIHGANGYLINQFIGLSSNTRTDEYGGSIENRARFAIEVARAIVDEIGAERTGFRISPGTPLGGIQDGEQGPELYRYLVQELAQLDLAYLHIMHLGNEELLRDIRSLWTNPLLVNRAGRALEDLSADIDSGLADLVPVGVWSLANPDLVERLQKGAPLNEADPATFFGHGSKGYTDYSTMNELAAQDR, from the coding sequence ATGGAAAAATTGTGGAGTAAAACGAATATCGGAAAAATGAATTTGCCTCATCGGTTAGCGATGGCACCAATGACACGTAGTAGAGCTCAAGAAGACGGTACGCCAGGAGAGGACGCTTCCCTTTATTACGCCCAGCGCGCATCCATGGGACTTATTATTACAGAAGGTGCGCAACCTTCAGATGATGGTCAAGGTTACTTGTGGTCTCCCGGGATCTATACGGAAAAGCATATTGAAGGGTGGAGAAAAGTTACAGATGCAGTGCATGGAGCAGGTGGGTATATGTATATCCAATTGATGCATGCCGGTCGTATGTCGCACCCCGACAATACACCCCATCATCGACAACCCGTAGCACCTTCCCCCATCGCGCCAGGTGTAGAAATGTTTACTGCTACAGGCATGCAGGATATCCCCGTACCACGTGAGTTAAGTAAAGAAGATATTCAAACGACCATTGCAGACTTCCGCAAGGCGGCTGCGGCAGCTATTGCAGCAGGAGCTGACGGTGTTGAAATTCATGGAGCTAACGGTTATCTGATTAATCAATTTATCGGGTTAAGTTCGAATACGCGGACGGATGAATATGGCGGATCAATAGAAAATCGTGCTCGCTTCGCCATTGAAGTAGCAAGAGCTATCGTCGATGAGATTGGAGCCGAAAGAACTGGCTTCCGCATATCGCCAGGGACCCCTCTTGGGGGAATTCAAGATGGTGAACAAGGTCCTGAACTTTACCGTTACCTGGTGCAAGAATTAGCCCAATTGGATTTAGCTTACCTTCATATTATGCACCTCGGAAATGAAGAACTGCTCCGAGACATTCGTTCCCTCTGGACGAATCCATTGTTAGTTAATCGGGCTGGACGGGCACTGGAAGATCTTAGCGCTGACATAGATAGTGGTCTTGCTGATCTCGTACCCGTCGGTGTATGGTCATTAGCTAATCCAGATTTAGTGGAACGACTTCAAAAAGGTGCGCCATTGAATGAAGCGGATCCGGCAACATTCTTTGGTCACGGAAGCAAGGGATATACGGATTACTCAACGATGAATGAATTAGCTGCTCAAGACAGGTAA
- a CDS encoding NADP-dependent oxidoreductase, with translation MRAAQMHKYSKKIRLELNEVEIPIINSDEVLINVKAAGVNPLDILIINGSVRMISDYEFPLTLGNELSGVIEAVGKEVVNFRVGDHVYTRLPMNQIGAFAEYAAVKEEAIAIMPENLSFTEAAAVPLTALTAYQALHDMLHAQPNKKLFIPGGTGGFGAMAIPIAKSMGLYVITSGSERGRSRTLSIGADQFINYKEENYADVLSDIDYVIDTLGTKEIKAEMGILKPHGKLVSLKAAPNYQFAADQNFPLWKRLLFGLVGSRIDSLARKHQIEYRFIFVQANGSQLQEITKLVEQENIKPSIDSVYHFNDINEALVKVSTGHSQGKVIVTF, from the coding sequence ATGAGAGCAGCGCAAATGCACAAGTATTCAAAAAAAATTCGACTGGAACTGAATGAGGTGGAAATACCGATAATCAATAGCGATGAGGTTCTCATTAACGTAAAAGCTGCGGGTGTAAATCCATTAGACATTCTAATTATAAATGGCAGTGTTCGGATGATTTCTGATTATGAGTTCCCATTGACTTTAGGAAATGAACTATCCGGCGTTATTGAAGCCGTAGGAAAAGAGGTTGTGAATTTCCGTGTGGGTGATCACGTTTATACGCGATTGCCGATGAACCAAATTGGAGCTTTTGCGGAATACGCAGCGGTGAAGGAAGAGGCTATAGCCATCATGCCTGAAAATCTTTCGTTTACTGAAGCAGCGGCTGTACCCCTCACTGCTTTGACGGCATATCAAGCATTACATGATATGCTTCATGCTCAACCCAATAAAAAGCTGTTTATTCCTGGAGGAACCGGAGGCTTTGGTGCAATGGCAATTCCTATCGCCAAATCCATGGGTTTGTATGTGATTACAAGCGGCAGCGAAAGAGGCAGATCACGTACCTTGTCCATTGGCGCAGACCAATTCATCAATTATAAAGAAGAGAACTATGCGGACGTTCTATCCGACATTGATTATGTGATCGACACCTTGGGAACCAAAGAGATTAAAGCCGAAATGGGTATTCTAAAACCCCATGGAAAATTGGTATCCTTGAAAGCTGCGCCAAATTATCAATTTGCTGCTGATCAGAATTTTCCATTATGGAAAAGACTATTGTTTGGCTTAGTTGGGTCCCGCATCGATTCTTTGGCACGCAAGCATCAAATTGAATATCGTTTTATATTCGTGCAAGCCAATGGCAGTCAGTTACAAGAGATCACTAAACTTGTTGAACAAGAAAACATCAAGCCCTCAATAGATTCCGTTTATCATTTTAATGATATTAACGAGGCATTGGTTAAAGTCTCTACTGGCCATTCGCAAGGCAAAGTAATTGTAACGTTCTAA
- the fabF gene encoding beta-ketoacyl-ACP synthase II, which yields MERVVITGMGLITPLGNDVESFWSRLIRGESGISLIDTFDTSRHKTKIAGIVRNFDPEAHFERKDVRRMDRFCQFAVAASEQAINDSGLVLERIDRERMGVYVGSGIGGIQTLLEQKDILSKRGPGRVSPTLVPMMISNMAAALISIKFGALGPTLSPVTACSIGNTAIGEAMRVIRSGIADVIIAGGTEAAITEISLASFGNATALSTRNEEPFQASRPFDAGRDGFVMAEGAGVLVLESLSHALRRNANIYAEVIGYGSSSDAYHMVATHPEGAGAYQAMKMALNEANLHPEQVDVISAHATSTDIGDKSETAAIKKLFGEHAYRIPVTANKSMTGHMLGAAGGVEAIALVKSLQEGIIPPTINLKDPDPDCDLDYVPNAARRAEATIGLSNSFGFGGHNAVIALKAFMG from the coding sequence ATGGAACGGGTAGTGATTACTGGGATGGGCCTTATCACGCCGCTCGGAAATGATGTCGAGAGCTTCTGGAGTCGTTTGATTCGTGGCGAATCGGGTATTTCCCTGATCGATACTTTCGATACCTCGAGACATAAGACGAAAATAGCGGGAATCGTGCGTAATTTTGACCCTGAGGCGCATTTCGAGCGTAAGGATGTGCGGCGAATGGACCGATTTTGCCAGTTCGCCGTCGCAGCTTCCGAACAAGCAATTAACGATTCAGGCCTTGTTTTGGAGCGGATTGACCGTGAACGTATGGGGGTGTACGTCGGCTCGGGTATCGGCGGCATCCAAACGCTGTTGGAGCAAAAAGACATTCTAAGTAAACGCGGGCCAGGAAGGGTAAGTCCGACATTAGTGCCTATGATGATATCGAATATGGCCGCAGCACTTATCAGCATCAAATTCGGAGCCCTAGGTCCTACACTATCTCCGGTAACCGCATGTTCCATCGGAAATACAGCTATCGGAGAAGCAATGCGTGTCATTCGTTCCGGTATCGCGGATGTGATAATAGCAGGGGGAACGGAAGCAGCCATTACCGAAATCTCGTTAGCGAGTTTTGGAAATGCCACCGCGTTATCGACTAGAAACGAGGAGCCTTTTCAGGCGAGCCGTCCGTTTGACGCCGGAAGAGATGGTTTTGTCATGGCGGAAGGCGCCGGTGTTCTGGTGCTGGAGTCGCTCTCCCACGCTTTACGCAGAAACGCCAATATTTATGCAGAAGTAATCGGATACGGCAGCAGCTCAGATGCTTATCACATGGTTGCGACCCATCCCGAGGGAGCAGGAGCCTACCAAGCCATGAAAATGGCACTCAACGAAGCGAACCTTCATCCGGAACAAGTGGATGTCATAAGTGCGCACGCGACGAGTACGGATATCGGCGACAAATCGGAAACGGCTGCCATAAAAAAACTGTTTGGCGAGCATGCCTACCGAATCCCGGTTACAGCCAACAAATCCATGACAGGCCATATGCTTGGTGCAGCCGGCGGAGTCGAGGCCATCGCGCTTGTGAAAAGCTTACAGGAGGGGATCATTCCGCCGACCATAAACCTGAAGGATCCGGATCCCGATTGCGATTTGGACTACGTACCGAACGCGGCTCGAAGAGCGGAGGCGACCATAGGCTTATCCAACTCCTTCGGCTTCGGTGGGCACAATGCGGTGATTGCGTTGAAAGCGTTTATGGGATAG
- a CDS encoding SDR family oxidoreductase: protein MKYTVITGASSGIGYETALAFAARGKNLILVARRLDKLEELKSTIQNNHPEVDIVIRTSDLSVTDQAYTLYNDLKEYQIETWINNAGLGEGSFVAEQKLEKVETMLRVNIESLTILSTLYVRDYADVEGTQLINVSSALGYVIAVGSVAYSASKYYVSAFTEGLAKELELKGAKTKAKILAPAITETEFVKKSIDVEDFDYKANLPKYHTAKQMASFMLDLFDSNEVVGIVDQNYDFNLRGQIYPILEEL, encoded by the coding sequence ATGAAGTACACCGTGATTACAGGAGCAAGCTCCGGCATTGGATATGAGACAGCATTGGCGTTTGCTGCACGTGGCAAAAACTTGATTTTGGTAGCCAGAAGATTGGACAAATTAGAAGAGCTTAAATCGACGATCCAAAATAACCATCCTGAAGTAGATATTGTGATTCGTACAAGCGACCTGTCGGTTACGGATCAAGCCTATACACTGTATAACGATTTAAAGGAATATCAAATCGAGACATGGATTAATAATGCAGGACTTGGTGAAGGCTCCTTCGTAGCCGAGCAGAAACTGGAAAAAGTCGAAACCATGTTACGCGTTAACATCGAATCCTTGACCATCCTTTCAACACTATATGTGCGAGATTATGCTGACGTTGAAGGTACTCAGTTAATTAACGTATCATCAGCACTCGGATATGTCATTGCTGTCGGTAGTGTTGCCTACTCTGCATCTAAATATTATGTGAGTGCCTTCACAGAAGGGCTAGCAAAAGAACTCGAACTGAAAGGCGCGAAAACAAAGGCAAAAATTCTAGCACCAGCCATAACGGAAACGGAATTCGTGAAAAAATCAATCGATGTCGAAGATTTTGATTACAAAGCCAACTTGCCTAAGTACCATACTGCCAAGCAAATGGCGAGCTTCATGCTGGATCTTTTTGATAGCAACGAAGTGGTAGGGATCGTAGACCAGAACTATGATTTCAATTTGAGAGGGCAAATCTATCCCATCCTTGAAGAGCTGTAA
- a CDS encoding TetR/AcrR family transcriptional regulator, with protein sequence MARSKEFEVNEVLDKAIQLFWTQGYEKTSMQELVDFMGIHRRSIYDTFGDKHALFMKALERYEAKQTQKMRFLVEKQKRVKELIREMFESTLRNEGEPLGCLLVNSGVELGVLDPEVASLVEKSYSKTEAFLTQLLQEGQQTGEIRANLEAKVMSRFLMNAWLGLRTLVKTTTDQQKLKDIVDTTLAVLD encoded by the coding sequence ATGGCAAGATCCAAAGAATTTGAAGTTAATGAAGTATTGGATAAAGCAATACAACTGTTTTGGACACAAGGATATGAGAAAACTTCAATGCAGGAATTAGTTGATTTTATGGGCATTCATCGGAGAAGTATCTATGATACGTTTGGGGATAAGCATGCCTTGTTTATGAAAGCTCTTGAACGGTATGAGGCTAAGCAAACCCAAAAAATGAGATTCCTCGTTGAAAAGCAAAAGCGGGTCAAGGAATTAATCCGGGAAATGTTCGAATCGACATTGAGAAATGAAGGAGAGCCTCTGGGATGTTTACTTGTGAATTCGGGTGTGGAATTGGGCGTATTGGATCCGGAAGTTGCATCCTTGGTTGAGAAAAGTTATTCCAAGACTGAAGCGTTTTTGACTCAACTTCTTCAGGAAGGGCAGCAAACCGGTGAAATCAGGGCTAACCTTGAAGCTAAAGTTATGTCTCGCTTTCTAATGAATGCCTGGTTGGGACTACGCACATTGGTTAAAACCACGACGGATCAACAAAAGCTAAAGGATATTGTTGATACGACGCTGGCTGTATTAGATTGA
- a CDS encoding zinc-binding dehydrogenase, with the protein MAVPYAKSQGLYVTISGSGFARALAQRLGADEFVDYTTQDYVYMLTEYDYVIDTEEPAKFINMKILKPGGKLVSLNAGPNARYANQIPELATTKKILFSLLGAPFGGIAKWQRKSYDFIYVQPNGQQLAAITQYFEKTNINPVIDSEYSFDEVNAAIAKIATGHSLGKVILIVDDRQPSPALWFEVVTLIRFVPISERRDAGPPLELSGRNGSAKTRPKATERSSIYWTGLPS; encoded by the coding sequence ATTGCCGTTCCCTATGCAAAGTCACAAGGGCTGTACGTTACCATTAGTGGTAGCGGGTTCGCACGTGCCTTGGCTCAAAGACTCGGGGCAGATGAGTTTGTCGACTATACAACACAAGACTATGTTTACATGCTGACAGAGTATGATTACGTTATTGACACCGAGGAGCCAGCGAAATTCATAAACATGAAGATACTGAAGCCTGGTGGAAAATTAGTGTCGTTAAACGCCGGCCCCAACGCCCGCTATGCTAATCAAATCCCAGAACTAGCAACGACGAAAAAAATTCTTTTCAGTCTACTGGGAGCACCTTTTGGTGGTATCGCTAAATGGCAAAGGAAAAGTTATGACTTCATATACGTGCAGCCGAATGGACAACAATTAGCTGCAATTACACAGTATTTTGAAAAAACCAACATTAATCCAGTGATTGATTCCGAGTACTCTTTTGACGAAGTGAATGCCGCGATTGCTAAGATTGCGACGGGGCATAGCCTAGGGAAAGTTATACTGATAGTAGATGATAGGCAACCAAGCCCAGCTCTTTGGTTCGAGGTGGTTACCCTAATTAGATTTGTGCCGATATCTGAGCGGAGAGATGCCGGTCCACCGCTTGAACTGTCGGGGAGAAATGGCTCTGCGAAGACGCGGCCGAAGGCAACGGAGCGATCCTCGATATATTGGACCGGGCTGCCGTCGTAG
- a CDS encoding GDSL-type esterase/lipase family protein, whose amino-acid sequence MPSRAVHTATITSDGTGFYITEPVFFAEPNYEKVNYNNYGMAFRIQAPPGAYSVYVKTTSDAADTTVSVSGMETSRLLRGGAWDAAKLVPKKVIATALGKEWTYTYVNGRDYLDIEIEPNKVNTPVGVEEIVLQPILPQQREDGSLPTIFTLGDSTVKSYTFDETPMSGWGQVIDAMFNPDKVNVINYSMGGRSFKSAYTEGRFNDILISGSIGDYVFIQFGHNDESTDEFRRFGRGSTEAMYETYIKEIYLPAIRARGMIPVLITPMSRVRGNAAPGYVYTNSFVNRKFPDIMKRSAEESGVTLIDLNSESVKFYNEIGVEATTATVMSIEAGETPGMTTRGSYANGHPLKVIDGTHYKEALAKQFARIIVTELVKTGEAGDSTAAALASYLKAGIRHAAATGDWSKVFPEMAGDTTTGEGAYYRNQIEKLIQLGVMSKDRHGNFNPDAEMTAHEFIQSISKLMNLEESTFAGYPDGKLTREIMGAILDDAYHAKFTSKPKYMTDYNGTAVVPDDPDYDPYMDPGARGAMYYPLVSWQQLMDTAQIAPHLASKVKEAYDLGLIRSEKGIARGQMVNGTELEPKLTVTREKAAKALYFMWVLQQAVNVENDVSSLK is encoded by the coding sequence ATGCCATCCAGGGCAGTTCATACCGCTACCATTACTTCGGATGGTACGGGCTTTTACATTACGGAGCCTGTTTTCTTTGCAGAACCGAATTACGAGAAAGTTAATTATAATAATTACGGCATGGCCTTCCGTATTCAAGCCCCTCCCGGTGCTTACAGCGTGTATGTGAAAACGACTTCCGACGCTGCAGACACAACGGTATCGGTCTCGGGAATGGAGACCAGCCGCCTGCTGAGAGGCGGGGCATGGGATGCAGCCAAGCTGGTGCCCAAAAAGGTTATCGCAACCGCGCTCGGCAAGGAGTGGACCTATACGTATGTAAACGGACGGGACTATCTGGATATAGAAATTGAGCCGAACAAAGTCAATACTCCCGTCGGTGTTGAGGAAATTGTTCTGCAGCCGATCCTGCCGCAGCAACGAGAGGATGGAAGTCTTCCGACGATATTCACACTCGGGGATTCAACGGTCAAATCCTACACCTTCGACGAAACGCCAATGAGCGGCTGGGGCCAAGTCATCGACGCCATGTTTAATCCGGACAAAGTGAATGTTATTAACTATTCCATGGGCGGGCGTTCGTTCAAGAGCGCTTACACGGAGGGGCGATTTAATGATATTTTAATAAGCGGCAGTATCGGGGATTATGTGTTCATTCAGTTCGGACATAACGATGAGAGCACCGATGAGTTCAGGCGTTTTGGCAGAGGGTCGACAGAAGCGATGTATGAAACCTATATTAAGGAAATCTACCTTCCTGCCATCCGCGCAAGGGGCATGATCCCTGTACTGATCACTCCGATGTCAAGAGTCAGAGGTAATGCGGCTCCGGGTTATGTCTACACCAATTCTTTTGTAAACCGAAAGTTTCCCGACATTATGAAAAGATCGGCCGAAGAATCAGGAGTGACACTTATCGATCTTAATTCGGAGAGCGTAAAATTTTATAACGAGATCGGAGTGGAAGCGACGACAGCCACCGTCATGTCCATTGAAGCGGGAGAAACTCCCGGCATGACGACTCGAGGAAGTTACGCCAACGGTCATCCGTTAAAGGTGATTGACGGGACTCACTATAAAGAAGCTTTAGCCAAACAATTCGCCCGAATCATTGTGACCGAACTCGTGAAAACAGGGGAAGCCGGCGATTCTACAGCAGCTGCGCTTGCTTCTTATCTTAAAGCGGGTATCAGGCATGCTGCCGCAACAGGTGACTGGTCAAAGGTTTTCCCCGAAATGGCCGGCGATACAACAACCGGTGAAGGTGCTTATTACCGCAATCAGATTGAGAAGTTGATTCAGTTGGGAGTTATGAGCAAGGACCGTCACGGAAACTTTAATCCGGATGCGGAGATGACCGCCCACGAATTCATTCAATCTATTTCCAAGCTGATGAATTTGGAAGAATCGACATTCGCCGGCTACCCGGACGGGAAGCTTACTCGGGAAATAATGGGCGCTATTCTGGATGACGCGTATCATGCGAAGTTCACCAGTAAGCCGAAATACATGACCGACTATAACGGAACAGCCGTGGTACCCGATGACCCGGATTATGATCCGTATATGGACCCGGGTGCCAGAGGCGCGATGTACTATCCTCTTGTTTCCTGGCAGCAGTTGATGGATACGGCGCAAATCGCACCTCACTTGGCTTCTAAAGTGAAGGAAGCATATGATCTGGGCCTTATCCGTTCCGAGAAAGGAATTGCCAGGGGACAAATGGTTAACGGCACAGAGCTTGAACCGAAATTGACAGTAACCCGAGAGAAAGCTGCTAAAGCCCTGTACTTCATGTGGGTTCTCCAGCAGGCTGTAAATGTTGAGAACGACGTCTCATCGCTAAAATAG